The Mustelus asterias chromosome 25, sMusAst1.hap1.1, whole genome shotgun sequence region AGCATGTTTCAGTCGCAGACTGCCTCAACTGTACAGTCCCCACTTTCCCCAGcactgatgccaatgccccatgaactgaaacccactgtgccacctattcaTTCCACTAATCTTATCCTCTGCCAATTCGCACGTGGCTCAGGTAATCAGCCAGATTACCTTCGAGGTTCTGTTGTTCAGTTGGGTGTCTTGCTCCTCATATTGTCTTAAGCAGAACCTTTTTCCCTACTCCTATGTCATTCATACCTACAAGTACCATTACAACTGCATCCTCCCCCCTTCAACCCCAAGTTCCTGTCCAGTCTTGAGCAGATGTCCCCCTCCCTGACACTGCATAATGTGATAAAacattagttaacttgtttggttaacatttatctctcaaccaacaccCAAAGTCTTGGATGTATTCTTCATGACCATTTGGAACTGACATAGGGCTCAGCTGAAAGCAGGCAGTATCTCCAACAATACCAGAGCACAATATTGTAAGCACAGTAAACTCTCGATCAGTCAAATCCCAGGGGAATTGTCCTGAAATTTGGACTAAGAGAAGCTTCTGATAACTGCTAGGATAGGCAGCTGTTCCTATCTTCTTCCTTGCTGGAGAGAATGCCTGTTTGTTGAACTGTTCCAAGATGTTTGCCTTGGTTTTTAGAATGGTTGACAAACTTGAAGGCAAAACCTTTCATGATGTCCATCTTTATGCCATCATTTTCCACTTGCACCATCAAGTTTACCTTCTCTGTGATTGGCACTTAACTTTCTCACAGGTTTCACCACTCAGAAAAATCATTAAAATGGCAGCTTGTCCAAAGTTTTGCATCTGCTCAGATTGGTGTGGTTACATGCTGCCAGCAGAAAAGGCTGGCTTAACAGAAACACTTCTTTTGCAAAGAATTTCAGCTAAATTGAATCAATCACTATGGAATTTCAGCGAACCACAGGCTTTGATCTTTTTTTCCAATGTCTCCTGTCAGTTGAGTCTTGCCACCATTTTGATTTCTTCTACTACTGCCATACTGGGGCTCAGTAACAAATCATGTATATACAGGTGGAAGGATTTTGGATCaacagagcagttgatgtcaaaaACCAGGATTTATGTAGCATTATTGATAGTTGCATTTGCAGCTCCTCAGATATTGAGCAGGCTGTATCaatatgtagcaagacctggacaagatACAGATTTGGGCTAAGTGGCAAGcaatatttgtgccacacaagtgctacgtaatgaccatcaccaacaggaGAAAATCTTCCCATGATATTTAATGGAATTTGCATTGCTGAATTTCctattatcaacatcctgagcagttaccattaaccagaaaatgaactgaaccagccaaacAAATACTTGGGGCTACAAAATCAGATCaggggctaggaatcctgcagtgaataactcacctcatgactccccaaagcttgttcatcttctacaaggcacaagcctgaagtctgatggaatactctgcttgcctggatgagtatggCTCCAACAGAAGCTCAAAAACATCCAGTCTGCCTCATCTATACaccatccactaccttaaacattcactctgtctactttTGACGTACACTGGTGTGAagatttttaaagttcatttactagtgtcacaagtaagcttgcattaacactgcattggagttgctgtgaaaatcccctagtcgccacactccagcacctgttcgggtacactgaggaccaATTTAccatgccaatgcacctaaccatttttcagactgtgggaggaaaccagagcacccagaggaaacccatgcagacacagggagaacatgcaaactctgcagtgactcaagccaggaatcgaacccaggtccctggcgctgtggggcagcagtgctaaccactgtaccaccatgccaccccttcatGAAAGAAGCACTGCAGTAATTTCCTAAGGCTCCTTTGTCAAgaccagatgcatgggaatatacCACTCAGCAAATTTCCCTTAActccacacacaccatcctgactagaACTGTAGCATTGTTCTTCATCTCCTTGAATCAAAATTCTTCAACTTTCTTCCTAACAACACACAGTGCCCACACCagctggactgcagcagttcatgaaagTGATTCATCTGTTAAGCCTTACATAATAGATGCTTCTTTCAATTTTGTTGGGTACTGTGACTTATACACTTACGTGCTGTAAACCAGATACATTCTTGTACCaatctctcaagggcaattagagatggtcaataaacactggccttgtcagtgatggccacatcccatgacagaataaaataaatcaacTACTACTCCTGGTAGTTGAGAATGacattgtagtcaataaatgctCTTAGTATGAAAAAaaggaaaattagacaaaaattaTATTTTGCAGATAGCATTTTTGAATTTATATGCAACAGTTATGAAAAGTAAGTGAAAGGAGCAGTATCACCTGTAGATTTATCAGCACTGGATTTAATGTTTTTTCTCCAGTTTACAAGAATATTTGTTTATTAGGAATCTAGATTACACATTTCAAAGTTACATCTACATTAACATATCTCCAGATGGGTTTTATGTCAATAGTAGTTTTGCATCACGACTAAGCCCTTGCTTGTGCTGTCTTGGCCAGTACTTTGAGGTCGGAGATACATTTGGCAATGCTCTCTTTCTCCTATaaagagaaaagcaaaatattagcaGAATCATGTTCTTTAAAGCCATTAtatgaaaaaacatttttaaaacatcAACTGAGGAATCCACAATGCAAAGGCAAAACATGTGGCAACGGTCATCCAAAGAAGTCCCAAGTCAGTCAGCCAGTCCCAGCCAGGTGGATGCCGGTCTAGGAATGGGAAATGTCAGAGCTCCCACTAATCCATTAACAAATTCTGGACACCTTAATTCCAGAAGAACACAAAAACAGCTCCCATGTTTTATCTGAAGCACATGGTTCAATTCCCCATGTAAAAAACTGTGCAGGTACAAAAGATGCTTTCAAACTATAGACTGACACAAGGCTCCTCCTCTTCAAAAGAGCTGGGCCAGGGAGGAAAAATCAGAAGGAAGATTCAAGGAATATAAACAGTACATTCtttttgaaatatataaaattaaaaattagCAAAATATTGTAATGAAACTACTAGTTAACTTGGGGATAATCAACAGATGCATTTATTAAGCATTACATAAAAGCTGCCTGTTTCAGTTGTGTTAGGTACTAAGATTTATGCACTTACATGCTGTAAACCAGATACATTCTTGCATCTCAGAAAGATTTAATAGCACTACAATTGATGTACAACTCCTATAGATTCTATAGCTGTTTTGTACATCTCTGATAGATGTGCGCATCAGTGCATGTTTTCGCACATTAAGAATGAAATTGGTAATATTGTATTTGCACATGTATTATCGTGATGATCTGTATGAAAACCAGCATCTTTCTTCACTTTTCTCTACCTACCTGCTGTGGCGTGATGCTCTGGATTACACTTTTTTCCACCCAGTTAGCCATATGTTCTTGGGCAAGCCTTCGCTCTAGGTGCTGGAGACCGACTTGGTAATCCAGGCGTTTCTTCACTCCATCGTACACCATGTACAGTCGTTCACGGTAGTTCGTTTCTAGCATCATTGCAACATTATTCTACAAACAGACAAGAACTGTTCAAATGCCTGCAGATATGTTCCTTCTGAGCACACTTGCAATGCAATGCTGTAGTCAATGTTAGCAATTCATAGTTCTTAGCCATGATATTTAATGCTCCATTTTTCATGTTGAGCTTTTCCCCTGACCCTATTTTGTTCATATTatgtacaaaaaaaaagagattATGAATGcttagcaggtttgacagcatcagaTGAGAACATTTTGGCTGTGAACCCTTTCGTCAGAACTGGAAGACATTACAGAACAAAAAAGGAAGGGAGCAGAAAGGAAAGAAAAGGTAAGAAACTTGTAAATTGCTTGAGTAGAACTCATGAGATGGTTAAGTGGCAGAATTAGCACAAGACATTAGGTGAGCAGTCAAAGAAATGAAAGTTATTTGCAAGTTTTAGAATGCAGGAATAATTTTAGGGTTGTTAATATGCTACTTTTAGAAACAGTTTAAAATGCTCAGTGTAAACAAATGGAAACTACTTGGCTTTTACCAATACACTTGTATAATATGGCAATAGATTTGCCACAGAGTTTGTATTGTGTTACTTCTGCCAGCTATAGAAACTGGCTTTGAGCTGCTGTAAAAGTCTTGGGAGGTCTGATATTAACAGACTATGACAAAACAACATGCAGCCATTTACTACATTTACGTCGAAGAACCAAGAAAAACTTTTTGTATTTCCTCCATCAAAAATACCACAAGCTAGCTGCAGTAGTCAtcacctccttataactcaaaagcTAATTACAACTCATTAATATAAACTATCCATATTTCACGTTGTACCTCTGGTTTGTATCAGGGATTTAAGTTGTACTTATCTGGATTCATTCTGCATCTATCAGACAAACAGGTGAGTTTCAGAGGTGCATGAACTTATATTAGatgaataagaactaggagcaggagtaggccatctggcccctcgagcctgctctgccattcaataagatcatagctgatcttttcatggactcagctccagttaCATGCCtcttcaccataacccttaattcctttgcagCAGGAAGTTTGTCAAATTGCTCTCAGGATCTCAAGTTCAACGATAGGGAGAACTCTGACGATGCTGGAACTGATCTGAACTGCATGGACCCAGGTGTTCCACAAAATTGTTGCTACCTCTTAATTTAGGTTGTGCTGTTCATTTTAAAGCAAGAACTTGCATATACATATAGCATTTTATAAGTATAGCCACAGTTATAACATACACAAACTGAGGTCTGACAAACATGATCAGAAAGCATGTTTTCAATGTTGGAGATAAGCTAAATATTGGCTGCATCACAGTTGAATAGGATTTCATTACCAACTTCAATGCCGTTGCAAGTGACTAAACTATTAAGGCAATTAATATCAAGAATTAAAATTGGACCAAATTAACCAATGAAATAGAATGCCACCATACCCGCTTTGCATCAAAAAGGTGATGGCGTCCTTCTATTCTCCACTGTTCTTTCTTTTCCTGTTCGATAGCTTCCTTCAAGCTGCTTATGGCTACGTCTTTCACTTCTTGTGCTTTTTCAACTTTGGTCTGTTAACGTCAAACAAAATAGATTATATTAATGCAGAGTATTTTGTGAAGCATTTAGTGAGAATTCACAAAGATTATTTCTTAGAGAACTTTAGAAAAGGGATATgttcaaaaaaaatcttttgAAGGCACCATTTAAACCAATGACAAGCAAGGTCACCAGCTTTCCTTTAACCATTTGCCTAAGTGCGTTTATATAATTGCAGAAAACAAAAAAGTCTCATTTTTACACGACTCACAATGTATTTCATGGGCTTTGCTAGATTAAAGCATCATAACTGAATAGAATTCAACCTTGGCAAGATCAATTTTTAATCTTTCAGGGAATCAAGGAActgagggaattggggggggtggtAGAAATCGAGTTAAGATAGataatcagtcatgatcgtatcgAACTGCTGAAcaggctctatgggccaaatAGTTTATACCTGCTTCGATTCCTGACATCGACATCTAGCTGTGTATCAAGCCCAGCCGCCGAATCTCAATACACTTACCTCATTCAATTTGTCAGCAAATTTTGCAACGTCCTTTCCAAACTTTTTGATACCATACAGAATAACAATGCCAACTGATATCGCTGAAAATGTTTCATGGTTAATGACATAAATTTCCTTTGATAGAAGGTAAGTCACCAGCCCAGTGCCAAACATATAAGGACCTACAGAGGAAAAACAAATAAATAGATACAAAGATTGGTCACTTTTAACAATAGTTTTACGACCAAAGTTAGAACCTTTCCTCTGTCATTAAAATTTTAGAATAACTTGAATATAATTGATTTGTAGAAGGCAGCGTAGATTTAAAGTTCAACAAGAACTTAAATTTCTGTTTCTATACAACGTTGCACAGTGAACATAAAGTAGAAAACACAATCCAGTGTTAGCCTACAGTAATAGCTAAACACCTTCAACTCCACAGCATTAAATATGAATTTCACAGCTCATGCTTTAGTGTTAATTACACTTTGAATAAAGTTCTGTCAACCTGCAGGTGATTACTGAACTTGAAAGGGGACCTCCACTGCCCATTTATgttaaagttaaattttatttactaatgccacaagtagacttacattaacactgcaatgaagttactgtgaaaatccccttgtcgccacactccagcgcctgttcgggtacaccgagggagaatttagcatggacaacgcacctaaccagcacgtctttcggattgatgggggaaaccggagcacccagaggaaacccatacagacatggagagaacatgcagaatccgcacagacattgacccaaggtggaaatcgaatccaggtctctggtgaggcagtagtgctaaccactgtgctaaaacTTTTTCCAAAGGTAAAGTTGGACTGTTAACTTTATAGTTCAGATCCAAGAATAAAATATTCACAAAAGAGTTCTTACAAATGTGTAAGAGTCTCTTAATTCAATATACAAAGGATAAATAAAGCAATTTTGAAAACAGAGGATTATACAGGATGCACAGCAGACAAGACAGGTCATTTGGCTCAGCCAGTCAAGGAACTTAATATACAATCCACTGAATTTGTAAAGATATTATGTACTGACCAGTGACCCCAGTTTTGGGATACAAGAACTGGAAAAATTCTTCTGGAATCAGACCAAGGCGTACTTTGCCTCCTTCCTCAGGAAGAGGTGGCACTGGTCTCCGAGACTGGCGGCTTGTATGAAAAGTCCTGGATACTGGCAATAAACTGCAAAATAGAAGCAATCAACAACATTGCATAGCTTGCAGATTTCAGACAGATATTATCAAATTATCACAGCAAAGGACATCTTTATACTTTTCTATTTCTTGAGTATATTCCCTGGATTCAATGACACATCATTATTCCAATCCACCTTCACAAAAAACACCCTCAATATTTCACTTCTTTCCCAAATCAAGATAATGGAATATGGATTTTCATGTTAAAATAAGATGGGTGAAAATTGCTGCACTAAGAAATTCAATAATTTACAATTTTTTGGTCATGTCAAATTGTCTCATAACTTGTTGTCCATATTGATAAACTCAATCAATATAAGAAACTCCTGTTACTAACCTGGCGCTTATGGGTGCTGATGTCTTCAGAGTAGAAGCTGAAAAAGAATTATACATAAATGCTTAAGACTAGAACAAATCAGTCTGTAAATGCCTTTGTAAATAAAACATACTTTTAAAAAAGTTACATTTGTTATGGTTCAATGTGATAGACATCAACACAAAAAAATGCAACTACTACATTTCACACAGTGGCAGTATCCTCTACTGTCAGAACAGATTCGGTCTGCCATTTCTATCTTCCACATCAACCATCCTTGTAGAGTCAGCAAGACTGCCAATTCAAATTCAAGCAAAGATAATTTTTTTGGCAATCTTTCACTCGCTAGAATCAGTACCAACCTATCACATTTCACATGGGACCCTGAGCGTCAACAGATGCTAACCTCAGTACTGGATTAAACATCATGTCctagagatggagagagaatgctcatgaaagttttttaaaaattgataaacTGTTCTTTAGTATTTCTGTTTGTTGTTGGTTAAATGTACTGCACAGGAAGAGTAGCAGAAACAAATATTAGGTCTATTTGACCTTTCATTTTAAATGGAGTCTAATTTGACCCCTCATTTTAAATGGAGTCTTAGCAGCTAATTTTGACTTGGGTTTTTATACAAAGAGAAGAACTTTCGAAAATACAGTCTCCTATTTGACACTACCAAAAAGTGCCAAAATGCTACCAGACTTAATTTGGTACGTGTGTTCTACACTATTTTCACCATAAAATGATACAACTAAATCAAAATACATCCACTACTGAATGGATTAAAGGCAAGTTCAGCATTCAGAAGCAAAAACTATTGAAATTGTCATCCAAagcacctctgagccagaagttcaaGTCCTACTTCAGAACTCGTTTGCTATGGAAGAAACATTTTTGATATgatgcaaaaggttgtgaatgcatcCAATACCTCCCACTATTCctcaaaaaggaaaaaaaagtgaGTGCAAAGATACAAATATTCTGCCATATTCAGGGCAGTTATGAAGAATACAAGACACTTAGCAATGAAAACACAAATAACTCTGGACCACATAAGATACTTGGTCATCCTGTTTGTTTTTCTGGAACAGAACTACCTTTTTCTGAAAAAATACCATTATGTTgtttttcatttatgggatgtgggcgctgctggctaggctagcaattattgcccttccctattgtcctcaagaagatggtggtgggctgccttcttgaaccgctgttacacagttccaggattttgatccagcaacagtaaaggaacagcaatgtatttccaagtcaggatggtgagcgacttgaagggaaactttcaggtggtggagttcccatgtgtctgctgaccatgtccttctagatggtagtggccatggatttggaaggtgctacctaaggagccttggtgtgtcttgtagatggtacacacacctacccactgtgcatcggtgacggagggagtgaatgtttgtgtaagGGGTGCCcctcaaatgggctgctttgccttgatggtgtcaagcttcttgagtgtttttggagctgcactcatctaggcaagtggagagcatttcatcacacacctgacttgtgccttgcagatggcggACAGGCCTTGGGGAGTGGGAAGATGAGTTATTTGGGGTGAGGAATCTTGTGCcaagtttaagttttaaacttaaaacttgaacTTACTTGGCACAGGATTCCAAGTCTCTAGTGTGCTCTTGCTGCCATTTATGGGTTAGCATATCTAAATATAGTAAAATAATTAAGCTTTTACTTTTGACTACCATTTATTTTAGCAAACTGGAATTTTCTGTAAAATACATCCGAGTCTGATACTGGATTTGCTTCTGGATTCCTATTCTAATTCTGGGATCTTAAATCTAGGTACCTCTGGTTGGGATCGGGTGTTCTTTAACTAATATTTTCCTATTATAATCCTGATCCAACTCTCTCCTATGGGACTCAAAATCTTGTTTCGGTACAAAGCTGTACAGTATCCAGAGTACAATCTTCTGGTGTTGATGTCTGTGCTGCATTTACCACTGCCCCAGTTCGTTCCTGCCTTCAAACTCCAATCTGATCCATGTAGCACGCTCCACTtgttactttaacctggtgttgtgagacttcttactgtagcagAGACTGCCTGGCCAGAAAACAATGGGATTAATTATAATGCACAATAACCTTAAAAGGGGGTTGAAAAAGAGTTAAGAGAAAAAAATTAGCCAGTATGGCCCGAGGGGGTATCTCCTCTGTTGTGGTTGTATTGTATAAGGTGTTTCAAATGTGTCAACCTGATATGTACTTGGGACAGCAATATTCACCTAGCTGGTGGGGATAAGTTTGCTGGGGTGCAGAAGGCGGCCGGTCACCTTGTGACCTTTAAGCTGGCTGCTGTATTGACTATGGTGTCTGACTTTTCCTGGAGGACACGGACATGCAGGGCCCAGCAATATGGACTCGACAGCAGCGCTGTTAAGGGGCAGCATTACCCCCGCGATGCCACTCCAGAAGGAGCACCAAGGGGCCTGCCACCGGGTATCTCAAGGTCCCGGGAGCGGGTTGCACCCTCTCTCCGTGTCCTTGTCTGACCGAACCGGCACCTCCGACGCCCTTACCCGAAGCCAGGACGACGCGGGACAACATGATTACGGCTCCTCGAATCCTGCGACGCCCCTCTCCTGTGAATGATGCCCCCGGCTCCTATGAAGCGGTTCGAGGGGAAGTAGAGATTCCCAGGCTCCGTCTCCCTCCTCGTCAGCCGCCGCCGCCGTTAACCTCTCCCCAAAATGGCGGCCGCAGGGCGCGGGGCAGGCCGGGTAACGGCAGGCGGGGCGCGCGCGGGGTCAGGTGTCGAGCGGAAGCACGCGGGCGCTACTCGGACTGGCAGAGAGACCGAGAGCCGCCGCCAGTGATGGAGAACCGCTGGGGAATCCCGCCCAACGCGCCCGCCTGCATGGAGAGGCACCTGGACTCGCTTCACTACCGGAAAGGTAACGCGGCAGGAGGAGGA contains the following coding sequences:
- the atp5pb gene encoding ATP synthase peripheral stalk subunit b, mitochondrial; the encoded protein is MLSRVVLASASTLKTSAPISASLLPVSRTFHTSRQSRRPVPPLPEEGGKVRLGLIPEEFFQFLYPKTGVTGPYMFGTGLVTYLLSKEIYVINHETFSAISVGIVILYGIKKFGKDVAKFADKLNETKVEKAQEVKDVAISSLKEAIEQEKKEQWRIEGRHHLFDAKRNNVAMMLETNYRERLYMVYDGVKKRLDYQVGLQHLERRLAQEHMANWVEKSVIQSITPQQEKESIAKCISDLKVLAKTAQARA